The DNA segment GATGTCGCGGCCCGCGTGCACCTCGCGCGTGAGGTTGGCGAGGATCGACGTGACCCAGTTGTCGTCGCGCTCCGGCTCGGCGAGGGCATCCCGGTCGAGGAGTGTTCTCGTGAGGCCGCGCAGGCGCTCGAGTGCGGCGAGGGCGATTTGGGAGCCGGGGGAGTTGTCGATCGAGTCGTCGCTCGGGGTGCGGTCGCGGTCGAGGTAGTCGTTGAGCTCCTCGATGGTGTGGCCGTCGAGGCCCTCGGGCTCGTCGCCGGAGAAATCGGCATGCTCGGCAGAATCGTTGCTCATCGCCATGCCTCCATTTCTCGAGTCAGTGCCTTTCGCGCGCGGGCCAGAAGGCCGCGCACGGTGGAGGTCGGCAGGTCGAGTTGCTCGCCTATTTCCTCGTAACTGTAGTCGGCGAGCTCTCTGAGAGTCCAACATTGTCGCTGCGGCTCGGGGAGGGCCGCGAGTGCCTGCGACAGCGCCTGCTCCTGGGAGCGGGACTCGGCGACATGCGCCGGGGACTTCTCGATCGGCTCCTGAGGATCATGGTCGTCGATGTCGCCGTGCTCGCGCCTGGCGCGCAGGCGGTCGATGCTCTTATTGCTGACGATGCGCATCATCCAGCTCTTCACAGCTCGCCCGTCGTCGAGCGTCGACAGCTGCTGCCACGACGTCACGAAGGCCTCCTGAACGACGTCGTCGGACTCTGCATTCGACCCGAGGATGCGCGTGGCATAGGCGCGCATGAGCGGACCGTACCGGCGCACGAGCACCTCGAACGCCCGCACGTCGCCGTCGGCGGCCCGCCCGGCGAGTGTGCGATCGTCGGCGTCGGTGAGGGATGCCGGAGCGTGTTCAGACACGACGGTGACCACCTCCTCATTTTCCAACTAGTTTTGCCCGCGGCGTGACGAAGTGGCCCCCGGCACCGTCTTAGTCAATGACTATCTCATAACCGTCGCATCCCGTGATGGTTGAAGAGACTCTCCCCCAGACCCCGGGAGCCCCAAAATGGCAGCGATTTCAGCAATTCGAACTACTGCGACTCGCGACGCACACCAGAGGACTCCCGTGAACAAGCGCCGCTCCACCTATCTTGAACTCCCCGCACGCGAAGGGCGCGCCATAAATCTGATGCGGTCCGGTCGCTGGCTGAAGCCCACGCGGTCGGTGCGGGACGGCATCCTTGCCCGATTCCCCACATCTTCCCCTGCGGTGAGCGCACCCGCGGGGGCAGCACTTCCCGAGCGATCCACCCACTCTTCCCCTGCGTCGATTACCCGCGCAGGGGCAGCACTTCCCGAGGCGGCGACGCCGGTGTCGCCGCTGGCCGACCGAGCGACGGCCGAGCCAGCGATGCCGGAGCACGGTAGCTCGATGCGCGCCGTGGTCGTGATCGCCGTCGCCGTTGCGGCACTCGCGTTCGCGGCGTTCGTCGGCACCGAGGTGGTGCTCCGCGCGCTCGGCCGCGCGTCGTTCATCTCGGAATTCGTCGGCTCACCCTCCGCGAATCCCGGCTACATCTACGACCTGATCCTCATCGCGATAGCGGTGCTCGGCGCAAGCCTCGGCCTGGCGTTCCTGCTCGTGAGCGCGATCATCGGCGTGCGCCTCGAGCGCCAGCAAGGGATCGTGCTCGGAACGGATGCCGGCGCCGTCGACGGTCGTGCCGCGGTCGTGAGCCGCTTTGCGCCCCCAGCATCCACCGGCCCTGCCCCGCCGTTCACACCGCCAGGCGCGCCCGGGTCGGCCGTGCGCTAGCCAACAGACTGACCGTCGGGAGGAGATCCTCCGACCGGCATTTCCCCCAACAGAATCAGTGACAAAGGAGATGACAATGGGTGCCGATGACAAAGCTCAGAACACGGGCGAGAAGATGATGGGCAAGGCCAAGGAGACCGCGGGCAAGCTCACCGACAACGAGCGTTTGGAAGCTGAGGGCAAGGCCGACCAGGCCAAGGGCAGCGCCAAGCAGGCCGGTGAAAACGTCAAGGACGTCTTCAAGGGCTAGCCCCACAACTTGATGTTCCCGCCGACTGGGCTCGGCGGGAACGTCATTCACCAACTACTACTGAGCACTGGGCTCAGAGCGAAGGAGAACCTCATGATGGGCAAAATTCTCTTTGTGGCAGGTGCTGCCACAGGTTACGTCCTCGGCTCCAGGGCCGGACGAGAGGCCTACGAGAAGCTGAAGGTCAGGGCAGACAAGCTCTGGAACAGCGACAAGGTTCAGAGCGGCATCAGGGAGACCAAGTCGCGCGTCGCCGAGAAGGCCCCCGAACTGCGCAAGAAGGCCGAAGATGCGATGCATGGCGGGTCGGGTTCTGACAAGAAAGACTCCGACAAGAGCGGTTCTGACAAGAGCGATTCCGACAAGAGCGGCACCGACTCGTCGAAGAACGCCGACGCGGGCGAGCACGGCCACTGATTACTTTCATCATTCAGGAGTAGCAGGGCCAAAGTAGGGCGGATGCTGCCGAATCGACTGATTCGGCGGCATCCGCCCTTACTTAATGGCCGGTTGGGCGGGTGGTGGCCGAGTTTTCGATACCCAACTCCTGAATGATGAAAGCTGCCGGAATATCTGGGGCCCGTGCAGCGCTGGTGGTTAGGGTATGTACGACTGCCCCCAAATCAGGAACGGAACGCGCACACATGGCCGGACGCATCTACTCCAACGTCACTGAACTTGTCGGAAACACGCCCCTTGTGCGCATCAACCGATTGGCAGAGGGCGTCGGAGCCACGATTCTCGGGAAGCTCGAGTTCTACAACCCCGCAGGCAGCGTCAAGGACCGGATCGGGGTCGCGATCATCGACGCCGCCGAGAAGTCCGGCGAGCTGAAGCCCGGCGGCACCATCGTCGAAGGCACGAGCGGTAACACGGGCATCGCGCTGGCCATGGCCGGCGCCGCCCGCGGCTACAAGGTGATCATGACGATGCCCGAGACGATGAGCAAGGAACGCCGCGTCATCCTGCGCGCGTTCGGCGCAGAGATCGTGCTGACCCCCGGATCCGAGGGGATGCGCGGAGCGATCGAGAAGGCGCAGGAGATCGTCGCGAACACCCCGAACTCGATCTGGGCCCGCCAGTTCGACAACGAGGCGAACCCGCAGATCCACCGCGAGACCACCGCGGAAGAAGTCTGGAACGACACCGACGGCGCCGTCGACATCTTCGTCGCGGGCATCGGCACCGGCGGCACCATCACGGGCGTCGGCCAGGTGCTCAAGGAGCGCAAGCCCAGCGTGCAGATCGTCGGCGTCGAGCCGATCGACTCGCCGCTTTTGACCGAGGGCAAGGCCGGACCGCACAAGATCCAGGGCATCGGAGCCAACTTCGTGCCGTCGATCCTCGACAAGAACGCCTACGACGAGATCATCGACGTCACTCTCGACGACTCGCTCGACATCGCCCGCCGCCTCGCCACCGAGGAAGGCATCTTCACCGGAATCTCCTCCGGCGCGATCATCTGGGCCGCCCTCGAGCTGGCGAAGCGCCCGGAGAACGCTGGCAAAACCATCGTCGCGATCATCTGCGACACGGGCGAGCGCTACCTCTCCAGCATCCTGTTCGAACACCTCCAGGACTGAGATTGAGCTACCTGGCCGGCGCGCGTCGGCGGCTGCGCGCCGCGTTCGGCGTCGGCGTCGGCCCGCGCATGACCGAGGACATCGCCGCCGCCCGGCTGCGTGACCCGGCCGCGCGCAGCAACGCCGAGGTGTTCTGGCTGTACCCCGGCGTGCACGCCGTCTGGTGGTACCGGCTGGCGAACAAGCTGTGGCGCCGCCGCTTCTTCTTCGTGGCCCGGGCGATCTCGCAGGCCGCGCGCGCCGCGACGGGAGTGGAGATCCACCCCGGCGCGACGATCGGGCGCCGCCTGTTCATCGACCACGGCATGGGCGTCGTGATCGGCGAGACCGCGGTGCTCGGCGACGACGTGATGCTGTACCACGGGGTCACCCTCGGCGGCCGCAGCACGAAGCTGGAGAAGCGGCATCCGACCCTCGGCAACGGCGTTCTCGTCGGCGCCGGCGCGGTGATTCTCGGACCGATCACGATCGGCGAGGGCAGCAGCGTCGGCGCCGGCGCGGTTGTAGTGCGCGATGCCCCGGCCCGCTCGGTGCTGACCGGAATTCCCGCGAAGGCCGTGCCGATCAATGCGCCGGATGCCGCCAGCGACGACTTCTACATCGATCCGGCGATCTACATCTGAGGTTGACCCCATTGTCAGGGGAGTGTGTCTAGGCTCGTCCCGTGGACTACGCCTATCACCGACTCGCCCGCTCGTGGCCGAAGTACAAGTGGTGGAAGTCGCTGATCACCGCGCTTATCGGTGGGGCGATCTTCCTCGTGCTGTCGATCATCATCGCGGTCGGGTTCATCGTCGGGTCGTTCCTGTCGCCGGATGTCTTCGGCAACTTCAACGACCTCCTCACGCTGGGCGAGATCGACCTGTCCGACCCGATCACCTTCGCATTCGCCGTCGGCTCGATCGCCCTGCTGCTGCCAGCGGTCATCTTCGCGACGCTCATCATGGGGCCGTGGCCGCTCGGCCTGCTGTCGTCGGTGGCCGGGCGTCTGCGGTGGGGCTGGCTCGCGCGCTGCATCCCGATCGGGCTGCTCGTCTACGGCGTGGTCTTCGGGCTCTCCTTCCTCGTGATCGATCCGCTCAGCGGGGCGGGCCCGCTGTCGCCGGTCATCACGTCGACGACGTGGGTGCTCATCGCGCTTGCGCTCGTACTCACCCCGCTGCAGGCGACGGCAGAGGAGTACGTGTTTCGCGGGTTTCTCATGCAGACGATCGGCGGTTGGCTGAAGCATCCGGCCTGGGCGATCCTGCTTCCCGTGCCGCTGTTCGCGATCGGCCACAACTACGACGTGTGGGGGCTGCTGGACGTGTCGATCTTCGGCGTCACCGCAGCCTGGCTCACCTGGCGCACCGGCGGACTCGAGGCCGCGATCGTGGCGCACGTGATCAACAACACCACGTTGTTCGTGCTCGGCGCGGTCGGGCTGACCGACCTCAACGCCGACTCCGGCAGCCCGATCGGACTTCTCGTGACGGGCCTGATCATGGTCGCCTACTCGGCGCTCGTGGTGCGCGCCGCCAATCGCAGCGGCCTCGTCACGACGCGCACGCTGCTGCCGCCGGAGCCGGTGCCGGTCGTGGACGCCGCCGGCTGGCCGCCGGTCGAGCAGCCCGCCCGAGATTCCGCTGGTTGAGCCGCGCGGGCCTGGCTGTCGGCGGGGCCTCGTAAACTTGCCGGTATGAGTTCGACACCGGATGCGCCCGCCCGCCCCCTCGCGCGCAGCGCACCGGCCGAGGTGCTGCACCGCGTCTTCGGCTACGACGAATTCCGCGGAAACCAGGCCGAGATCATCGACCACGTGTCATCCGGCGGCGACGCACTCGTCCTGATGCCCACCGGCGGCGGCAAGTCCCTCTGCTACCAGATCCCGGCGCTTGTGCGCCGCGGAACCGGCATCGTCATTTCCCCGCTCATCGCCCTCATGCAGGACCAGGTCGACGCACTCTCCGCCGTCGGGGTGCGCGCGGCCTACCTGAACTCCACCCAGACCCCGGATGCCAAGGCGGCCGTCGAGCGCGCCTATCTCGCGGGCGAGCTCGACCTGCTCTATCTCGCGCCGGAGCGGCTACGGGTGCAGTCGACCGCTGCCCTGCTCGACCGGGGCGAGATGGCTCTGTTCGCGATCGACGAGGCGCACTGCGTGTCGCAATGGGGCCACGACTTCCGCCCCGACTACCTGCAGCTGTCGGTGCTGCACGAGCGCTGGCCGACAGTGCCGCGCATCGCGCTCACCGCGACCGCGACCGAGCAGACCCACGCCGAGATCGCCCAGCGCCTGCAGCTCGGCGAGGCGAAGCACTTCGTGGCCAGCTTCGACCGTCCGAACATCCAGTACCGGATCGCCTCGAAGAACTCGCCCCAGCAGCAGCTGCTCCAGCTCGTGCGTAGCGAGCACGACGGCGACGCGGGCATCGTCTACTGCCTCTCGCGGGCATCCGTCGAGAAGACCGCGCAGATGCTGGTCGACAACGGAATCCCCGCTCTGCCGTACCACGCGGGCCTCCCGGCACCGGTCCGGGCCGCCAACCAGTCGCGGTTCCTGCGCGAAGACGGCATCATCATGGTCGCGACGATCGCGTTCGGGATGGGCATCGACAAGCCGGATGTGCGGTTCGTCGCCCACCTCGACCTGCCCAAGAGCGTCGAGGGCTACTACCAGGAGACCGGACGCGCGGGCCGCGACGGGCTGCCGTCGACCGCGTGGCTTGCCTACGGGCTGCAGGACGTCGTGCAACAGCGCCGGATGATCGCCGACTCGGAGGGCGACAATGCTCACCGACGCAAGCTCTCCGCGCACCTCGACGCGATGCTCGCGCTGTGCGAGACAGTCGAATGCCGCCGGGTGCAGCTGCTCGCCTACTTCGGCGAGACGTCGACCGCGTGCGGCAACTGCGACACCTGCCTGTCGCCGCCCGAGTCGATCGACGGCACCATCGCCGCCCAGAAGCTGCTGTCGACGGTCGTGCGACTGCAGCGCGAGCGCAACCAGAAGTTCGGCGCGGGTCAGCTCATCGACATCCTGCTCGGCAAGCGCACGCCGCGCGTGGAACAGAACGGCCACGACAACCTGAGCACCTTCGGAATCGGCGGCGAGCTGAGCGAGCCCGAGTGGCGCGGTGTCGTGCGGCAGCTGCTCGCGCAGGGACTACTCCAGGTCAACAGCGACGGCTTCGGCACACTCGTGATCACCGACGACAGCGCCGCGGTGCTCTCCGGGGCACGCAAGGTCTCGCTGCGCCGCGAGCCCGATCGCCCGGCGAAGAAGGCGTCGCGCACGGCGCGCGGGGCATCCGCCGAGCTCCCCGCGGGAGCCACCCCGCTGTTCGAGAAGTTGCGGGCCTGGCGTGCCGCCGAGGCAAAGGAGCAGGGCGTTCCGGCGTATGTGATCTTCCACGATGCGACCCTTCGCGAAATCGCGACAGGCACCCCCGGCACCCTCGCCGAGCTGGGCACGGTGTCGGGCGTCGGCGAGTCGAAGCTCGAGAAGTACGGGCAGAAGCTCCTCGACGCGATCAGCGCGGCCTGACCCGCGCGACGGCGCGACGGCACGCCCGCGCGACGGCTCGCCTGGGGAGTAGACCGACGCGCCGCACAACCCAGTTGCACCGGCGCGGGCGCCGGTCTAGCGTTGGGCCAACCAATGGGGGTGGTCATCGCTGATCGGAGCCCGCATGCCGAAGTACCGCGCCGCCCTTCCGCAACTGGAGGAGGGCGCGCTGTTCCTCACTGACGCCGGGCTCGAGACCACCCTCTTGTTTTGGGAGGGGATCGATCTGCCGCATTTCGCGGCATGCGAGCTGCTGCGCTCTGACGAGGGTCGCGATGTGCTGCGCTCCTACTTCAATCGTCACGCTGCGGTCGCCACCCGGCTCGGCCTGGGCTTCGTTCTCGACACGGCGACGTGGCGCGCAAATCCCGACTGGACCGCCCGTCTCGGCTACGGCTCTCAGGAGTTCGAGAGGGTCAATCGCTCGTCCGTGCTGCTCGCCCAAAAGGTGCGACGGGTCTGGGAGACGGATGCCTCCCGGATCGTGATCGCGGCGGTGGTCGGTCCACGCGCCGGCGGCTACGCCAGCTCCGAGAGGCAGTCCGCGCAGGAGGCCGCCGACTACCACTCCTGGCAGATCGACATCTTCGCCGACACCGAGGCCGACTTCATCAGCGCGCTCACCCTCAACTACAGCGAGGAGGCGATCGGTATCACCCGTGCCGCCCAGGCGGCGGGGATGCCCGTCGTCATCTCGTTCACCGTCGAGACCGACGGCCGGCTCGCGAGCGGCGAGAGCATCAGCGAGGCCATTTCCGCGGTGGACATCGACTCCGGCTGGTACCCGGAGTGTTTCGCGATCAACTGCGCGCATCCGACGCACCTCGCCGAGGGCATGTGGGACGACGACGCTGTGCGCAGGCGGGTCAGGGGGATCCGCGCGAACGCATCCCGCTGCAGCCACGCCGAACTCGACAACTCCGAGACGCTCGACGATGGCGACCCAGAGGAACTCGGGCGCCAGCTCGGCGAGCTGCGGCGAACCAACCCCCAGCTCACGATGCTCGGCGGATGCTGCGGATGCGACACCCGGCACATCGAGGCCATCGGTCGCTCCGCCGTCGCCTCCGGTTCGGCCATCGGTTTACCGCGAATCGGCGCGGCCGCCGACTGACCCGCGGTAGCCGACTACCCGCGGCCGCCGACTACCCGCGGTAGCCGCGCGGCTCCGCTCGTCAGCGTGAGTGGTCCATCAGCTCGCTCCACTTCGACCGCAGAATCCCGGCGAGTGGCCGCTGCTGCTCGCCCTGCTGCGCGGCGAGCACAATGAGCACGGCGGTGAGCACCGGGGTCGCCCACTGCAAGTACTTCTGTTGCGTCTGGGCCGACTCGAGCTCCGAGCTCGCCCCGGAGCCCGCCTCGGTGACACCTTTACCGCCCTCGTCGGCGTGCTCGGCGATCTTCTTCCCCACCACGCCGGAGTACAAGGTCGTGCCGAGCGCGGCGGCGGTGACGGCGATCTTGACGATCGTGTTGGTGCGGCCCTCCGACTGCGCAGACAGTCGCGACTTGTTCGCGAGGATCAGGGCAAGACCGCCGACGCCGTGGATGACCAGAGCGCCCAGCTGCACCGGCGCCCAACGCGCCCAGCCCGCCGACGAGAGGGTTAACCGCTCCGTCGGGTCGTTCGCGCGCGCCGCTGCGCCGTTGAGGCCGACGGCGCCCATGAGGCCGCCGCCAAACCAGGCCGCGAGACCGAGATCGTGCATTGAGCGGACGAAAGTGTTGCGTTCTGACATGGCGCTTCTCCTGGTGTGTCGAGACGGGGGAAGGTCAAATGACCCCTATTAGGGGGACTCTAACCCCGTTTCGACGCGCAGAGGCAGGGGGTAGAACCTAGAGCGAAAAGCACCTAAACAGTCTCAGCGATGTCGGTCGCCGGGGTCGTCCCGCCCGTCCCGCTCGAGCTCCCGCTGCGCCAGATGGGCGAGTTCGCGCAGGTAGACCATGTCTACGTCGGACTCCGCGCGGGGATCCGAATCGAAGACGCAGAGCGCGCCGATCCGCTCGCCGGTGGGCGACTCGATCGGGAATCCCGCATAGAACCGGATGAACGGCTTGCCGGTGACGAGCGGGTTGTTGCGAAACCTCGGATCCTTCCGTGCGTCGCACACGATCATCCCCTCCCGGGTGCGGATCGTGAAGTCGCAGAACCCGTCGGAGCGCGCGATCTCGGTAACCTGGGTGCCGCTGCGCGCCTTGTGCCACTGCCGATCGCCGTCGATCACAGTGAACAGCGCAGACGTCGTTCTCAGCGCGCGGCGCGCGATCGAGACCATTCGGTCGAGGCGCACATTCGGCACGGCGTTCAGGCCCATCCGGTCGAGGGCGCGCTGGCGGTGCGCCTCGTGTGCCGGCTCGTCGGCCGCGCTCGGGCGGTGCGGATCCCGAGGCACCCGGAGCACGTCGTTGAGGCCGGCCGGGATCACCCGCGCGATCTCGCCGGCCCAGTGCGTGTAGGCGGCGGGCTCGCGATGCCGGGTCGTGTTGACGGCGGAGACCGAGGTGAGCGGCGCGAACGTCGCCCGCTCCGAGCGGGCGCACACCTGCTGGGTTATCGCGTTCATCTCCGCGGCGTGCTGGTCCGCGACTGTGCCGAACACCGAATCGAAGGTCGGAATGGATCGGATTGGTTGGATGCCCGTCACGACGACCTTCGTTCCGGTCGAGGTGGCTTCTTCCACCCCTGCGACCAGGTCGTCGAGCTTCTGCTGCCAGGTGCCGAGCGGTGTCAGGCGTGTTGCGTCGTTCACGCCGAGCACGATCACGATCACGTCGTAGCGCCAGAGCTGCATGGCAAGAACGGCCTGCAGGGCACTGGAGATGGAGATGTCCGGATCGGCGGCGAGGTCGACATCCGCCCCCCGTCCGGTGGCCGCGGACAGCGCCCGAGCGAACGCGCCCGGAAGCGCGAGGTCGTGGGTTGCGACGCCCCAGCCGACCGCCGGGCCGGCACCGAAGATCATGGCGCGCAGGCTGTCCCGTCCCGCGGCATTCGCCCGCGCGGGACCGGTCGGGCGGGGGACGTGCCGGAGGGATCGGTCGACGCTCGAACCCCAGAGACTCATCGCGGGGCTGAGGGTGAGGTTTTTGAGTTCGGTGAGAACGCCCCGCGGTGCGCCACCAATGCCTGCGCGGGATTCGTCGTTGTCCATGAGACCCCCCAGTCTCACCAGTCGTGAAGACCGGTCACTATCGACCGTATCAGCCGTTTGCTCGGCTGGCGATCAGGATTATGCGCGATCGACCTAGGCTGGGCCGATGCGCACCTATTACCCCGAGATCGAACCACACGACTCCGGCCTGCTCGAGGTTGGCGACGGACAGAGCCTGTACTGGGAGGCATCCGGTAACCCGCAGGGCAAGCCCGTCGTGTTCCTGCACGGAGGCCCGGGCGGTGCGGTCGCGCCCAAGCACCGCCGGGCATTCGACCCGGCGAAGTACCGCATCATCCTGTTCGACCAGCGCGGATCGGGCCGGAGCGTGCCGCACGCGAGCGAGCCGGGCTACGACCTCGCGGTCAACACCACCTGGCACCTCGTCGCCGACATCGAGCGGCTGCGCGAGCACCTCGAGATCGACCGCTGGCAGGTCTTCGGCGGGAGCTGGGGCAGCACCCTCGCGCTCGCCTACGCCCAGACGCATCCGGATCGGGTCACCGAGCTCGTGCTGCGCGGCATCTTCACCCTGCGCGAGACCGAGCTCGACTGGTTCTACGAGGGCCCGGCCGGGCAGATCTTCCCGGATGTGTGGGAGAGCTACGCGGCGCAGGTTCCCGGCGGGCAGCGTGGCGGCTACATCGACGCGTACCACGCACTGCTCAACGACCCCGATCCGGCGGTGCACGGTCCCGCGGCGGTGGCCTGGTCGACCTGGGAGGCGAGCGCGATCACCCTGCTGCCACAACCCGAGACCGTGGCCGTTTTCTCCGACCCCCGGTTCGCGCTGGCGTTCGCGCGCATCGAGAATCACTACTTCGTCAACAAGGGGTGGATGGCCGACGGCCAGCTGATCGCGGGCGCGCACCTGTTGCGCGACATCCCCGCCGTCATCGTGCAGGGCCGCTACGACATCTGCACCCCGCCCGTCACCGCGTGGGATCTGCACCGGGCCTGGCCGGAAGCCGAGTTCCACATGGTCCCCGATGCGGGGCACTCGTTCGACGAGCCCGGCATCCTGTCGGCACTGATCGAGGCGACGGACGGGTTTGCCGACCGCTGACCGCTGACCGATGACAGCCCGGCCGGGCCCCAACTCCTGAATGATGACAGCGCGCCGCACGGCATCCGCCCGGCGGCAACCCCTTATTGTCGCGGGACCCGGGCGTTACGATTTCGCCAGGAGGTGGCGCAGATGCGCGCGAAGGCAGGCGAGCGGATTGTGATCCGAGGCAAGACGGTCGAGTCGCCAGACCGGCACGGCGAGATCCTCGAAGTGCGTGGCAGTGAGGGGACCGCACCGTACTTCGTGCGATTCGACGACGGACACGAGGCGCTCGTGTTCCCCGGCGGCGACACCATAATCGAGCGGCCGAACAAGAGCTGACCCACGCAAGAGCGGCCACGCAAGAGCGGCCGAACAAGAGCTGGCCCACGCAAGACTCGACCCGGCCGCGAGCTGACTCACGCGAGAGCTGAGAGGAGCCGCTGAGCGCTAATGAATTGGCGTATACCTTTGCTAGCCGTGCAGGTGATCGTCGCGCTCAGCGCGGTGGTGAGCGGTGTGGCCCTCGCGCTCGGCGAACGGGCCGGATCGCTTGGCATCGTCCCACCGCTGGAGTGGCTCGAGGGGACCCCCTTCAACTCCTATCTGCTGCCGGGGCTCGTGCTGATACTCGTCGTCGGCGGCACCCACGCCCTCGCCTTCGTGCTGCTGCTCCGCCGCGCGACCTGGGCGCTCGCCGCATCCGCCGTCGCCGGCTTCGGAATGGTGATCTGGGTCTTCGTGCAGATGGTGTTGATCCCGTACAGCTTCCTGCAGGCGGTGTACTTCGGCGCGGGACTGCTCGAGATCGTGCTTGTGCTGCTCATGCTCGACCTGTTCCACCCGTACCCGCCCGCGCTCGACCCGCCGCCAATGGTGGCGCGCGACCGCATCTTCTGACCGGGCTCAGTCGTGCAGCAGCAGCTCGCCACGTGCGACCGCGCCGGTGGCTACGCCCGCGAACCCTGAGCCGGGGTGCGCGGCATCGCGACGACCGCGACGACGGTTGCCGCCGCCGC comes from the Marisediminicola antarctica genome and includes:
- a CDS encoding CsbD family protein, which encodes MGADDKAQNTGEKMMGKAKETAGKLTDNERLEAEGKADQAKGSAKQAGENVKDVFKG
- the epsC gene encoding serine O-acetyltransferase EpsC; amino-acid sequence: MTEDIAAARLRDPAARSNAEVFWLYPGVHAVWWYRLANKLWRRRFFFVARAISQAARAATGVEIHPGATIGRRLFIDHGMGVVIGETAVLGDDVMLYHGVTLGGRSTKLEKRHPTLGNGVLVGAGAVILGPITIGEGSSVGAGAVVVRDAPARSVLTGIPAKAVPINAPDAASDDFYIDPAIYI
- a CDS encoding YtxH domain-containing protein; amino-acid sequence: MMGKILFVAGAATGYVLGSRAGREAYEKLKVRADKLWNSDKVQSGIRETKSRVAEKAPELRKKAEDAMHGGSGSDKKDSDKSGSDKSDSDKSGTDSSKNADAGEHGH
- the cysK gene encoding cysteine synthase A, with the protein product MAGRIYSNVTELVGNTPLVRINRLAEGVGATILGKLEFYNPAGSVKDRIGVAIIDAAEKSGELKPGGTIVEGTSGNTGIALAMAGAARGYKVIMTMPETMSKERRVILRAFGAEIVLTPGSEGMRGAIEKAQEIVANTPNSIWARQFDNEANPQIHRETTAEEVWNDTDGAVDIFVAGIGTGGTITGVGQVLKERKPSVQIVGVEPIDSPLLTEGKAGPHKIQGIGANFVPSILDKNAYDEIIDVTLDDSLDIARRLATEEGIFTGISSGAIIWAALELAKRPENAGKTIVAIICDTGERYLSSILFEHLQD
- a CDS encoding CPBP family intramembrane glutamic endopeptidase produces the protein MDYAYHRLARSWPKYKWWKSLITALIGGAIFLVLSIIIAVGFIVGSFLSPDVFGNFNDLLTLGEIDLSDPITFAFAVGSIALLLPAVIFATLIMGPWPLGLLSSVAGRLRWGWLARCIPIGLLVYGVVFGLSFLVIDPLSGAGPLSPVITSTTWVLIALALVLTPLQATAEEYVFRGFLMQTIGGWLKHPAWAILLPVPLFAIGHNYDVWGLLDVSIFGVTAAWLTWRTGGLEAAIVAHVINNTTLFVLGAVGLTDLNADSGSPIGLLVTGLIMVAYSALVVRAANRSGLVTTRTLLPPEPVPVVDAAGWPPVEQPARDSAG
- the pip gene encoding prolyl aminopeptidase → MRTYYPEIEPHDSGLLEVGDGQSLYWEASGNPQGKPVVFLHGGPGGAVAPKHRRAFDPAKYRIILFDQRGSGRSVPHASEPGYDLAVNTTWHLVADIERLREHLEIDRWQVFGGSWGSTLALAYAQTHPDRVTELVLRGIFTLRETELDWFYEGPAGQIFPDVWESYAAQVPGGQRGGYIDAYHALLNDPDPAVHGPAAVAWSTWEASAITLLPQPETVAVFSDPRFALAFARIENHYFVNKGWMADGQLIAGAHLLRDIPAVIVQGRYDICTPPVTAWDLHRAWPEAEFHMVPDAGHSFDEPGILSALIEATDGFADR
- a CDS encoding homocysteine S-methyltransferase family protein, with the translated sequence MPKYRAALPQLEEGALFLTDAGLETTLLFWEGIDLPHFAACELLRSDEGRDVLRSYFNRHAAVATRLGLGFVLDTATWRANPDWTARLGYGSQEFERVNRSSVLLAQKVRRVWETDASRIVIAAVVGPRAGGYASSERQSAQEAADYHSWQIDIFADTEADFISALTLNYSEEAIGITRAAQAAGMPVVISFTVETDGRLASGESISEAISAVDIDSGWYPECFAINCAHPTHLAEGMWDDDAVRRRVRGIRANASRCSHAELDNSETLDDGDPEELGRQLGELRRTNPQLTMLGGCCGCDTRHIEAIGRSAVASGSAIGLPRIGAAAD
- a CDS encoding DUF1918 domain-containing protein codes for the protein MRAKAGERIVIRGKTVESPDRHGEILEVRGSEGTAPYFVRFDDGHEALVFPGGDTIIERPNKS
- the recQ gene encoding DNA helicase RecQ, whose protein sequence is MSSTPDAPARPLARSAPAEVLHRVFGYDEFRGNQAEIIDHVSSGGDALVLMPTGGGKSLCYQIPALVRRGTGIVISPLIALMQDQVDALSAVGVRAAYLNSTQTPDAKAAVERAYLAGELDLLYLAPERLRVQSTAALLDRGEMALFAIDEAHCVSQWGHDFRPDYLQLSVLHERWPTVPRIALTATATEQTHAEIAQRLQLGEAKHFVASFDRPNIQYRIASKNSPQQQLLQLVRSEHDGDAGIVYCLSRASVEKTAQMLVDNGIPALPYHAGLPAPVRAANQSRFLREDGIIMVATIAFGMGIDKPDVRFVAHLDLPKSVEGYYQETGRAGRDGLPSTAWLAYGLQDVVQQRRMIADSEGDNAHRRKLSAHLDAMLALCETVECRRVQLLAYFGETSTACGNCDTCLSPPESIDGTIAAQKLLSTVVRLQRERNQKFGAGQLIDILLGKRTPRVEQNGHDNLSTFGIGGELSEPEWRGVVRQLLAQGLLQVNSDGFGTLVITDDSAAVLSGARKVSLRREPDRPAKKASRTARGASAELPAGATPLFEKLRAWRAAEAKEQGVPAYVIFHDATLREIATGTPGTLAELGTVSGVGESKLEKYGQKLLDAISAA
- a CDS encoding GDSL-type esterase/lipase family protein translates to MDNDESRAGIGGAPRGVLTELKNLTLSPAMSLWGSSVDRSLRHVPRPTGPARANAAGRDSLRAMIFGAGPAVGWGVATHDLALPGAFARALSAATGRGADVDLAADPDISISSALQAVLAMQLWRYDVIVIVLGVNDATRLTPLGTWQQKLDDLVAGVEEATSTGTKVVVTGIQPIRSIPTFDSVFGTVADQHAAEMNAITQQVCARSERATFAPLTSVSAVNTTRHREPAAYTHWAGEIARVIPAGLNDVLRVPRDPHRPSAADEPAHEAHRQRALDRMGLNAVPNVRLDRMVSIARRALRTTSALFTVIDGDRQWHKARSGTQVTEIARSDGFCDFTIRTREGMIVCDARKDPRFRNNPLVTGKPFIRFYAGFPIESPTGERIGALCVFDSDPRAESDVDMVYLRELAHLAQRELERDGRDDPGDRHR
- a CDS encoding RNA polymerase sigma factor; translated protein: MSEHAPASLTDADDRTLAGRAADGDVRAFEVLVRRYGPLMRAYATRILGSNAESDDVVQEAFVTSWQQLSTLDDGRAVKSWMMRIVSNKSIDRLRARREHGDIDDHDPQEPIEKSPAHVAESRSQEQALSQALAALPEPQRQCWTLRELADYSYEEIGEQLDLPTSTVRGLLARARKALTREMEAWR